One Turneriella parva DSM 21527 genomic region harbors:
- a CDS encoding glycogen synthase, translating to MNIIEISSECSGLAQRGGLGSVIWGISDAFRKGGHRVTIILPYYAEIHHEVHLYTTLSCSYGGEELSVSVFETLHFGIRVLLVHSDRFFRGEYSDVYIDSGRLRRGYFEDDAKRFAFFSLAACKLLQHLQKKERIDVIHCHDWHTGLVPLLIKVHPGLQNLQDIYRLFTVHNLEYQGTRPFAKFSVRNDGIHASAHPGSSVNHGNLQGFLDWYPDLAGIEMELFAPYLDRHADIACINPMRAALHSADRVSTVSPTYAEEICRPDSHETDFLGGRGLEDDFSELARLGRLSGIANGIDIDFYDPRALPLPYTPENHEEGCRANRAALFDEMPAIIDAMLETEALISGTEMALRQKLQALNRDAFIERPLLVAVTRLTGQKIQQFLESASGNQLLQHFANEKLHLVFLGKGDLLPRLVEETSAAPNILLFGGFDDNLEKRLFASADFMLMPSEFEPCGTSQMKAMRYGCLPIAAAVGGLKDTIRHGYNGFLYTGHDRKSKAEAFLSEIHAALKMITNDRKTFLQLQQNAMLTDFSWTEAAAAYLALMQP from the coding sequence ATGAACATCATTGAAATCAGCAGCGAATGTTCGGGCCTTGCACAGCGCGGCGGCCTCGGCAGCGTCATCTGGGGAATCAGCGATGCGTTTCGCAAGGGCGGCCATCGCGTGACGATCATTTTGCCTTATTACGCCGAGATTCACCACGAGGTACATCTCTATACGACACTCTCGTGTTCGTATGGCGGTGAAGAACTGTCGGTATCGGTGTTTGAAACGCTGCATTTCGGCATTCGTGTTCTTCTGGTACACAGCGACCGATTCTTTCGCGGCGAATATTCTGATGTGTACATCGACAGCGGCCGTTTGCGGCGCGGTTATTTCGAAGACGACGCGAAACGCTTTGCCTTTTTCTCGCTCGCGGCGTGCAAACTTTTGCAGCATCTGCAGAAGAAAGAACGTATCGACGTGATACACTGCCACGACTGGCACACGGGCCTCGTGCCATTACTCATCAAGGTACACCCGGGGCTGCAAAACCTGCAAGATATCTATCGTCTTTTTACTGTGCATAACCTCGAGTACCAGGGCACGAGGCCATTCGCCAAATTTAGTGTGCGCAACGATGGCATCCATGCCAGCGCGCACCCCGGTTCATCCGTGAACCATGGCAATCTCCAGGGGTTTCTCGACTGGTACCCCGATCTGGCCGGCATCGAGATGGAACTCTTCGCCCCTTACCTCGACCGCCATGCCGACATCGCCTGTATCAACCCGATGCGCGCAGCGCTGCATTCAGCAGACCGCGTTTCGACCGTATCACCCACTTACGCCGAAGAGATTTGCCGACCCGATTCGCACGAGACTGATTTTCTGGGCGGCCGTGGCCTCGAAGACGATTTCAGCGAGCTCGCGAGGCTGGGGCGCCTGAGTGGTATCGCGAACGGAATTGATATTGATTTCTATGACCCAAGGGCTCTACCGCTGCCATACACTCCTGAGAATCATGAAGAGGGTTGCAGAGCAAATCGGGCCGCTCTCTTCGATGAAATGCCCGCCATAATCGACGCGATGCTCGAAACCGAAGCTCTGATCAGCGGCACAGAGATGGCTCTGCGGCAAAAGTTGCAGGCTCTGAACCGCGATGCATTTATCGAACGGCCGCTGCTCGTCGCTGTCACGCGGCTCACAGGCCAGAAAATTCAACAGTTTCTCGAGTCGGCCTCAGGCAACCAGCTATTGCAGCACTTTGCCAACGAAAAATTACACCTGGTGTTTCTCGGTAAAGGCGATCTGCTGCCGCGCCTCGTTGAAGAAACGAGCGCCGCGCCGAACATTCTGCTCTTCGGCGGTTTCGATGACAACCTCGAGAAGCGGCTTTTCGCATCTGCCGACTTTATGCTGATGCCCTCTGAATTTGAACCCTGCGGCACCAGCCAAATGAAGGCCATGCGCTATGGCTGCCTGCCGATCGCCGCCGCAGTGGGAGGTCTCAAAGACACGATTCGGCACGGCTACAATGGCTTCTTGTACACGGGCCATGACCGCAAAAGCAAAGCCGAGGCGTTTCTGAGTGAAATCCACGCTGCGCTTAAAATGATCACCAACGATAGAAAGACTTTCTTGCAGCTACAGCAAAATGCCATGCTCACCGACTTTTCGTGGACAGAGGCCGCAGCGGCCTACCTCGCACTGATGCAACCGTGA
- a CDS encoding glycogen debranching protein, translated as MTTQPGNASPLGPSAHGNGYNFAVYVDGATQVNLCLYSRSGELLHTLPMQRSESVWHLTIIGGAPDLIYCFEVERAEIKQQLCDPFAKNLNLLAEWRKRKAWPAPVAAPANAVFDWSDDRRPMIALPDMVIYEAHVKGLTIELPGIPEAERGRYRGAAHAAVISHLKRLGVTTLELLPVHAKTEDAFLLAKGLTNYWGYNTLNYFSPESEYATDDAVTEFKTMVKALHAAGIEVILDVVYNHTGEGPQSAPAVSYRGLADSTYYTTDENGAYLDYTHCGNSLNTDETLVRLLIHESLRYWADEMHVDGFRFDLAPTLFRKRDIVTFDHELHHMIVNDPVLSSLKLIVEPWDLGPDGYQRGRFPQPYLEWNDVFRDASRQFWKGERPAAELAALMVHRGRPVINFVTCHDGFTLLDLVSYEQKRNVANGEDNRDGSNHNHSFNCGIEGETPDVQIRARRKKLRKNLLATLIFSQDIPMLLAGDEMGNTQFGNNNAYCQDNEISWLKWANREEDMIEFVAECLRLRRQLHKATHPAVIEAPANAARAFGIWFDRYCLLMNSASENVLFSVPGSAMREVLHTGRQIHHETVSDIYLLTAQSVVLLLRNEN; from the coding sequence GTGACAACACAGCCGGGTAACGCATCGCCGCTGGGGCCCAGCGCCCACGGCAACGGGTATAATTTCGCGGTTTATGTCGACGGCGCGACACAGGTGAACCTCTGTCTTTACTCAAGGTCAGGCGAACTCTTGCACACGCTACCGATGCAGCGCAGCGAATCGGTGTGGCACCTGACAATCATCGGCGGCGCACCTGACCTCATTTATTGCTTCGAAGTTGAGCGCGCAGAAATAAAACAGCAGCTCTGTGACCCGTTTGCAAAGAATCTGAACCTTCTGGCTGAGTGGCGCAAACGCAAGGCCTGGCCTGCGCCCGTCGCCGCCCCGGCAAATGCCGTGTTCGACTGGTCAGACGACAGGCGCCCGATGATCGCACTGCCCGATATGGTGATCTACGAAGCGCACGTCAAAGGCCTTACAATTGAATTACCCGGCATACCCGAAGCGGAGCGCGGGCGCTACCGGGGTGCCGCACACGCTGCCGTGATCTCACACCTCAAGCGACTCGGCGTCACGACGCTCGAACTTCTGCCGGTTCACGCGAAGACAGAAGATGCTTTTCTGCTCGCGAAAGGACTCACCAACTACTGGGGCTATAACACGCTGAACTATTTCTCTCCCGAAAGCGAATATGCAACCGACGACGCCGTGACCGAATTCAAGACCATGGTAAAGGCGCTGCACGCTGCCGGTATTGAGGTGATTCTCGACGTGGTCTATAATCATACCGGCGAAGGCCCACAGAGCGCGCCGGCCGTCAGCTACCGCGGCCTCGCCGATTCTACCTATTACACCACCGATGAAAACGGCGCATACCTCGACTACACGCACTGCGGCAACTCGCTGAACACAGACGAGACGCTGGTGCGGCTGCTTATTCATGAGAGCCTGCGCTATTGGGCAGACGAAATGCATGTAGACGGATTTCGATTCGATCTGGCGCCGACGCTGTTCAGAAAACGCGATATCGTCACGTTCGACCATGAGCTGCACCACATGATCGTGAATGACCCGGTGCTCAGTTCACTCAAGCTCATCGTTGAGCCCTGGGACTTAGGCCCCGACGGCTACCAGCGCGGGCGTTTTCCGCAGCCATACCTCGAATGGAACGATGTCTTTCGCGATGCGTCGCGCCAATTCTGGAAAGGCGAGAGGCCGGCAGCTGAATTGGCGGCATTGATGGTGCACCGTGGCAGGCCCGTCATCAACTTCGTCACCTGCCACGACGGTTTCACGCTGCTCGATCTGGTCAGCTACGAACAAAAACGCAACGTCGCCAACGGCGAAGACAACCGCGATGGGTCAAACCACAACCACAGTTTCAATTGCGGCATTGAAGGCGAAACGCCTGACGTGCAGATTCGCGCCCGGCGAAAGAAACTGCGCAAGAACCTGCTCGCAACACTCATCTTCTCGCAAGATATTCCGATGCTGCTCGCCGGCGACGAGATGGGTAACACGCAGTTCGGTAACAACAACGCCTATTGCCAGGACAACGAAATTTCGTGGCTCAAATGGGCAAATCGCGAAGAAGACATGATCGAATTCGTCGCCGAATGCCTGAGGCTGCGCAGGCAATTGCACAAGGCCACGCACCCCGCCGTGATCGAAGCACCCGCGAATGCCGCACGCGCCTTCGGTATCTGGTTCGACCGTTATTGCCTGCTCATGAACTCGGCGAGTGAAAATGTGCTCTTTTCAGTGCCCGGCAGCGCGATGCGAGAAGTTTTGCATACCGGCAGACAGATTCATCATGAAACAGTCAGCGACATCTACCTGCTGACCGCACAATCGGTGGTGTTGCTCTTGCGCAACGAGAATTAA
- a CDS encoding M3 family metallopeptidase, with amino-acid sequence MNDNTLPENPLFNQGELPDFSAIQAEHVVPAVREAIRVGREKLKTLEQLQNPTWQAFVLPLRDISRRLDRIWGTVGHLLGVKNSDALRAAHEEVQPEVVEFQLSIGQNPALFKSWQALQAAGPKEITTAARKRIVEAAIRDARLSGVALEGEKQKRFNEIQRDLAALATKFSNAVLDATKAFQIVLTKPEEIAGLPQSWLAGAAHAAQAKGHAGATAENGPWLVTLDYPSYYPVLQHAQNRALREQVYRASVTRASSEKLNNWPVIDEILRLRHENAQILGFANYAQVSLAAKMAPETKNVREMIVNLGKVAKPQAQNEFVRLTEYAKQKGHEDSLQLWDIAFYSERRREELYSFTDEELRPYFPLPKVLSGMFDLAEKLFTVKIAAAPTQPKVWHRDVQYFDVYDTTAKKIAGFFLDPYARSGEKRGGAWMDVCRQREATEESLVLPVAYLVCNGTPPVGEKPSLMTFTEVETLFHEFGHGLQHMLTTVDEYEASGISNVEWDAVELPSQFMENWVYERSVIDQISGHVETGEPLPQPLFEKIIAAKNYMAGSILLRQLYFSLLDLELHEVHGGTLVGVAKDGGKPTEVHGGTLVGVATEGGKPTEVHGETVRDVQRRIAAEYTVIPPLPEDAFLCSFSHIFAGGYAAGYYSYKWAEVLSADAFAAFEEAGLNDDGAIRELGRRYRETVLARGGSEHPLEVYRAFRGRDATIDALLRHNGLIQAA; translated from the coding sequence ATGAACGACAACACGCTTCCCGAAAATCCACTTTTTAACCAGGGCGAACTTCCCGATTTTTCTGCGATTCAGGCCGAACACGTCGTGCCTGCGGTGCGCGAGGCGATCAGAGTCGGTAGAGAAAAGCTCAAGACCCTTGAACAGCTGCAAAACCCGACATGGCAGGCGTTTGTACTGCCGTTACGCGACATCTCGCGCCGGCTCGACCGTATCTGGGGCACGGTCGGCCACCTGTTAGGCGTCAAAAACTCCGATGCGCTGCGAGCGGCGCACGAAGAAGTGCAGCCCGAGGTCGTCGAGTTTCAATTGTCGATCGGGCAGAACCCTGCGCTTTTCAAGAGCTGGCAAGCGCTGCAGGCGGCAGGCCCCAAAGAAATCACCACTGCTGCAAGAAAACGCATCGTCGAAGCCGCGATTCGAGATGCCAGACTTTCGGGTGTTGCGCTCGAAGGCGAAAAACAGAAACGCTTCAATGAAATACAGCGTGATCTGGCGGCGCTCGCCACGAAATTCTCGAATGCAGTGCTCGACGCGACCAAAGCCTTTCAGATCGTTCTGACAAAACCTGAAGAAATCGCCGGGCTGCCGCAGAGCTGGCTTGCCGGCGCTGCGCATGCAGCGCAGGCAAAGGGACATGCGGGGGCCACTGCAGAAAACGGGCCATGGCTTGTGACACTTGACTATCCTTCTTATTACCCTGTGCTGCAACACGCACAAAACCGCGCGCTGCGCGAACAGGTTTACCGTGCGAGCGTAACGCGGGCGAGCTCAGAAAAATTAAACAATTGGCCGGTGATCGATGAGATTTTGCGGCTGCGGCATGAAAACGCGCAGATTCTGGGTTTTGCGAATTATGCCCAGGTCTCGCTTGCCGCAAAAATGGCCCCCGAGACGAAAAACGTGCGCGAAATGATTGTAAACCTCGGCAAAGTCGCGAAGCCGCAGGCGCAGAACGAATTCGTCAGGCTCACCGAATACGCGAAGCAAAAAGGCCATGAGGATTCACTGCAGTTATGGGACATCGCATTCTACAGCGAGCGTCGCCGTGAAGAGCTGTACAGTTTTACCGACGAAGAACTGCGGCCTTACTTTCCGTTACCCAAAGTTTTGTCGGGCATGTTTGACTTAGCCGAAAAACTTTTCACCGTCAAAATTGCAGCAGCCCCCACACAGCCCAAGGTCTGGCACCGCGACGTGCAATATTTCGACGTGTATGACACGACCGCCAAGAAGATTGCCGGCTTTTTTCTTGACCCTTACGCCCGCTCGGGAGAAAAACGCGGCGGCGCCTGGATGGATGTCTGCCGCCAGCGCGAAGCTACAGAAGAGAGCCTGGTTCTGCCAGTGGCGTATCTCGTCTGCAACGGAACTCCGCCTGTGGGCGAAAAACCTTCACTGATGACATTTACAGAAGTGGAGACGCTCTTTCACGAATTCGGCCATGGGCTGCAGCACATGCTGACCACTGTCGACGAATACGAAGCATCAGGCATTTCGAATGTCGAGTGGGATGCCGTCGAACTACCTTCGCAGTTCATGGAAAACTGGGTGTACGAGCGCAGCGTCATCGACCAGATTTCGGGTCACGTTGAAACCGGCGAGCCCCTGCCGCAACCCCTCTTCGAAAAAATCATCGCCGCGAAAAACTACATGGCCGGCTCAATTCTGTTACGCCAGCTCTATTTCTCATTGCTCGATCTTGAATTGCACGAAGTACATGGAGGTACGCTGGTCGGCGTAGCCAAGGATGGCGGCAAGCCGACTGAAGTACATGGAGGTACGCTGGTCGGCGTAGCCACGGAGGGCGGCAAGCCGACTGAAGTACATGGAGAAACAGTACGCGACGTGCAGCGCCGCATCGCCGCCGAGTACACCGTGATACCGCCTTTGCCAGAAGATGCATTTCTCTGCTCTTTCTCGCACATTTTTGCCGGCGGCTACGCTGCCGGCTATTACAGTTACAAATGGGCAGAAGTCTTGAGCGCCGACGCATTCGCGGCATTTGAAGAGGCAGGGTTAAACGACGATGGCGCGATACGTGAACTCGGCAGGCGATACCGCGAGACCGTGCTCGCGCGCGGCGGCTCTGAACATCCGCTTGAAGTGTATCGGGCGTTCAGAGGGCGCGATGCAACGATCGACGCGCTGCTCAGGCATAACGGGTTGATTCAGGCGGCGTGA
- a CDS encoding dihydrofolate reductase family protein — protein MKAAVYIAVSVDGFIAQKDGDVAWLHDPRYAIQGEDFGYSQFMADVDCIVMGRNTYEKVLEFEAWPFTGKRVVVLSRSLQSISQPGAELSSEDPSALLRRLEAEGVKKVYVDGGKTIQSFLSDGLVYEITITRIPILLGSGLPLFAELNASVHLQHSKSHAFANGFVQSTWFTPPESTRYA, from the coding sequence ATGAAAGCAGCAGTATATATAGCGGTGAGTGTCGATGGATTCATTGCGCAGAAAGACGGCGACGTCGCCTGGTTGCACGACCCCCGATATGCCATACAAGGCGAAGATTTCGGCTATTCGCAGTTCATGGCCGATGTCGACTGCATCGTCATGGGCAGAAATACATATGAGAAGGTACTTGAATTTGAGGCCTGGCCATTCACCGGTAAGCGCGTAGTGGTGCTGAGCCGTTCTTTACAAAGCATTTCGCAGCCGGGCGCAGAATTATCGTCTGAAGACCCTTCGGCTCTGCTGCGACGGCTCGAAGCCGAGGGTGTGAAAAAAGTCTATGTCGACGGCGGCAAAACCATACAGAGCTTTCTGAGCGACGGTCTCGTGTACGAAATCACGATCACGCGCATACCTATTCTGCTGGGCAGCGGATTACCGCTCTTTGCAGAGCTGAATGCTAGCGTGCATCTGCAGCATTCGAAATCTCACGCGTTCGCCAATGGTTTTGTTCAGAGCACCTGGTTCACGCCGCCTGAATCAACCCGTTATGCCTGA
- a CDS encoding TetR/AcrR family transcriptional regulator, which yields MGQKKSGRPLAAKLDSAKILRSALALCAKSGVAGMTLRALARQLKVDPMAIYHYFPDRTAILSAALAHAYRSLAADYRPIGNATHDVTYLLESYCAISGKYVELMIYLMGQRDHSLLPLENFNRHLLEAIGRQCENADEALFLRDVLIDYTHGYVIAARYFTRRELLSANQNYRKAVGLLLAGQKKVF from the coding sequence ATGGGGCAGAAAAAGTCAGGTCGGCCGCTGGCCGCAAAACTGGATAGTGCGAAAATCTTGCGCAGCGCCCTGGCACTCTGCGCGAAATCGGGGGTTGCGGGCATGACATTGCGGGCACTTGCCCGGCAGCTGAAGGTTGACCCGATGGCCATTTACCATTACTTTCCCGACCGCACTGCCATACTTTCGGCCGCGCTCGCCCACGCGTACCGCAGCCTGGCGGCAGATTACAGACCGATTGGCAATGCGACGCATGATGTAACGTATTTACTCGAAAGTTATTGCGCGATTTCGGGCAAGTATGTCGAGCTGATGATCTATCTCATGGGCCAGCGAGACCATTCACTGCTGCCGCTAGAAAATTTTAACAGGCATCTGCTCGAAGCGATCGGGCGCCAATGCGAAAATGCTGACGAGGCCTTATTTCTGCGCGACGTACTGATCGATTACACGCATGGTTACGTGATTGCAGCGCGGTACTTTACAAGGCGCGAGCTGCTTTCTGCAAATCAGAACTATCGAAAAGCGGTAGGTTTACTCCTTGCCGGTCAAAAGAAAGTCTTTTAG
- a CDS encoding 4-alpha-glucanotransferase — MIFPVTGFAAAASAQKQVAPVVAFRTGRILVRDFEDSVHFREALKIEADDLYITKAAWLSEILHRVLLRTVFHASLQTETQAGVAEFLGIKSTEVDLNLAGLLWLSHANPVFNRLQVCFAGAEKIQELGFLIRTAAGKRLLQLLLDHSASIDAQLNALVLHLPGLLSAKERQLLRQIMRYDHSARFVSGGPAEPLYRHALPEGGTISRSADAPWMRELVLVAKIVSVWLADISRRFGHEVHRLDDIPEAEIARIAGLGVNGIWLVGLWQRSPASARIKTLTGGKNYGSAYSVFDYRVADEWGGDEALHRFRELCDRHGVRLGCDMVPNHTGIDSKWMRENPDWFMQTEVNPFPGYTFQGENLSGSAANEIRLEDHYYEKSDAAVVFALDRDGRRRYIYHGNDGTGLPWNDTAQLDHTNPAVRHAIIDTAVALSQNFSIIRFDAAMTLTRDHYRRLWFPHADEAPAIASRSVYSLPQHEFDARMPAEFWAELVTAFRARSPDTLLVAEAFWMTEMYFVRALGMHRVYNSAFMHALRDEKNAEFEANLRDFRQNDADTLCRFANYLSTPDEESAAVHFANTEKYFGAMTLMATLPGLPMLAPGQLEGYREKYGMDQQAPLTDELIDENFTCRYREQITPLMQNRRVFASPESLSFPACSKSGNVILYFAGAAARHLVVFNNSPRSESVRLGADDFLAVFSPGAEHLQWIDRITQRVTLAARSHISAEGLQLELAPYQTLVLADFRAAKPIEQKPAGLYPSFDRRYSGVAIPVSALRSQQSCGIGEFSDLKLLIDWCAETGQQMINLLPVNDTGLNSSPYSALSAMALHPVYIRLSALPLAAELQARVAEMRQRHEKSERVAFTEIVTFKGEILRTFFAQNRETLFAQVPEKFAQQRWLLEYAVFCSIKHYFDGAAWYQWSADTATPAELRTAIENPGAATFAAYRSAHPAEIEYYIWVQYLLHEQLSEAKRYADSRGVYLKGDMPIMLERDSVDVWLNGALFNHHLRAGAPPDMFSPEGQNWGFPVYNWPEHERTGYAWWRERIAQLAQYFAAYRIDHVLGFFRIWCIDENNQSGLGGFYLPSQPVTRQALADLGFDMVKLPALKSVRVHAHERREMNATLVECYGETFLNDTLLHEKGVHSLEVSEDLKNELLRRLHRRAFVQFGEDLYPAWDFAEKIAATPLLSDSEKHQLAAYVASLQAADAGRQEAQGKRILTALREVSEMLPCAEDLGVVPDYVRPALADIKILGLKVYRWEAENNQPKDPQGYPYLSLATSSVHDSSNLREWLASEPASVTGVEVHGGNATAEQVRQFLERLYRSPAMVVMVPLQDLLALDEKFHGPAAAERINVPGTVSDFNWTYRMPVGLEELLREGRFNLFVKDLALMRI; from the coding sequence ATGATCTTTCCCGTTACGGGCTTTGCTGCCGCTGCTTCAGCGCAGAAGCAGGTTGCACCTGTTGTTGCATTTCGTACAGGGCGCATTCTTGTGCGCGATTTCGAAGACAGCGTCCATTTTCGCGAGGCGCTGAAAATCGAAGCCGACGACCTCTACATTACCAAAGCGGCCTGGCTCTCTGAGATTCTGCATCGGGTTCTGTTGCGTACCGTATTTCATGCTTCGCTACAGACAGAAACCCAGGCTGGTGTCGCCGAATTTCTCGGCATTAAATCCACCGAAGTCGACCTGAATCTTGCGGGTCTGTTGTGGCTGAGCCACGCCAACCCGGTTTTTAACCGGCTTCAGGTCTGCTTTGCCGGTGCTGAGAAAATTCAAGAGCTCGGTTTTCTTATCAGAACAGCCGCCGGTAAACGTTTGCTGCAGCTGTTGCTTGATCACAGCGCATCGATCGACGCGCAGCTGAACGCTCTGGTATTGCATCTGCCAGGCCTGTTGTCTGCAAAAGAGCGGCAGCTACTGCGCCAGATCATGCGCTACGATCATAGCGCACGTTTCGTTTCCGGTGGCCCTGCAGAACCCTTGTACCGGCATGCATTGCCAGAAGGTGGCACGATCAGCCGTAGCGCCGACGCGCCCTGGATGCGTGAGCTCGTGCTCGTCGCAAAGATTGTCTCGGTGTGGCTGGCCGATATCAGCCGGCGCTTTGGTCACGAAGTGCACCGCCTCGACGATATTCCCGAAGCCGAAATTGCGCGTATCGCCGGGTTAGGCGTCAACGGCATCTGGCTCGTGGGTCTGTGGCAGCGCAGCCCTGCATCGGCGCGCATCAAGACGCTCACCGGCGGCAAGAATTACGGCTCTGCCTATTCAGTGTTCGACTATCGCGTTGCCGATGAGTGGGGTGGCGATGAGGCGCTGCATCGGTTTCGCGAGCTCTGCGATCGTCACGGCGTTCGGCTTGGCTGCGACATGGTGCCGAACCACACCGGCATCGACTCGAAATGGATGCGCGAAAATCCTGACTGGTTCATGCAGACTGAGGTGAACCCGTTTCCAGGGTATACCTTTCAGGGCGAAAATCTTTCGGGCAGCGCAGCGAATGAAATTCGCCTTGAAGACCATTATTATGAAAAATCTGATGCAGCAGTTGTATTCGCGCTCGACCGCGACGGGCGTCGCCGTTACATCTATCACGGCAACGACGGCACCGGCCTGCCGTGGAACGACACGGCGCAGCTCGACCACACCAACCCGGCTGTGCGCCATGCAATCATCGACACCGCTGTCGCGCTCTCGCAGAACTTTTCGATCATCCGTTTCGACGCGGCGATGACGCTCACGCGCGATCATTACCGCAGGTTGTGGTTTCCGCATGCCGACGAAGCGCCGGCAATCGCGAGCCGCTCTGTCTATTCGCTGCCGCAGCATGAATTCGACGCGCGCATGCCTGCCGAATTCTGGGCCGAACTCGTCACCGCGTTTCGTGCACGCAGCCCCGACACGCTTCTCGTCGCTGAAGCGTTCTGGATGACTGAAATGTATTTCGTGCGCGCGCTCGGCATGCACCGGGTTTACAACAGCGCCTTTATGCACGCGCTGCGCGATGAAAAAAATGCGGAGTTCGAAGCGAACTTGCGTGATTTCAGGCAGAACGATGCCGATACTCTCTGCCGCTTCGCGAACTACCTCAGCACCCCCGACGAAGAATCGGCTGCGGTGCATTTCGCGAATACCGAAAAGTATTTCGGCGCAATGACGTTAATGGCCACGCTGCCCGGTTTGCCGATGCTTGCGCCCGGGCAGCTCGAAGGTTATCGCGAAAAGTATGGTATGGACCAGCAGGCGCCGCTCACCGACGAACTCATCGACGAAAATTTCACCTGCCGTTACCGCGAGCAGATCACGCCGCTGATGCAAAACCGCCGTGTATTCGCTTCGCCCGAGTCGCTTTCGTTTCCCGCTTGCAGCAAGTCGGGAAATGTGATTCTCTATTTCGCGGGTGCTGCTGCGCGGCATCTGGTCGTGTTCAATAATTCGCCGCGCAGCGAGTCAGTGCGGCTTGGCGCTGATGATTTTCTGGCGGTGTTTTCACCGGGTGCAGAACACCTGCAGTGGATCGACCGAATCACGCAAAGAGTCACCTTAGCCGCGCGCAGCCACATCAGCGCAGAGGGTTTACAGCTCGAACTTGCGCCATACCAGACTTTGGTGTTGGCCGATTTTCGTGCCGCGAAACCGATAGAACAGAAGCCAGCTGGTCTCTACCCTTCTTTTGACAGGCGGTACAGCGGTGTAGCGATACCTGTTTCTGCGCTGCGCTCACAGCAGAGCTGCGGTATCGGAGAATTTTCTGATCTGAAGTTACTCATCGACTGGTGCGCCGAAACCGGGCAGCAGATGATTAATCTCTTGCCGGTGAACGATACGGGCCTGAACAGCAGCCCCTATTCGGCGCTGAGCGCGATGGCGCTTCACCCTGTGTACATTCGGCTCTCTGCGCTGCCGCTCGCCGCAGAGCTTCAGGCCCGGGTTGCCGAAATGCGGCAGCGCCATGAGAAAAGCGAGCGGGTAGCATTCACAGAAATTGTGACGTTTAAGGGAGAAATCCTCAGAACTTTTTTCGCGCAAAACCGGGAAACCCTATTTGCTCAGGTGCCTGAGAAATTCGCACAGCAGCGATGGCTGCTTGAATACGCCGTATTTTGCAGCATCAAGCATTACTTCGATGGTGCGGCGTGGTACCAATGGTCGGCCGACACTGCGACGCCCGCAGAGCTGCGCACAGCTATCGAGAACCCGGGGGCTGCGACGTTCGCTGCGTACAGGTCGGCGCACCCCGCTGAAATCGAATATTACATCTGGGTGCAGTACCTGCTGCACGAGCAGCTCAGCGAAGCGAAGCGATACGCCGACTCGCGCGGTGTTTATCTGAAAGGCGACATGCCGATTATGCTCGAGCGCGACAGCGTCGATGTTTGGCTGAACGGTGCGCTGTTTAACCATCACCTGCGCGCTGGTGCGCCGCCCGATATGTTTTCACCCGAAGGGCAGAATTGGGGGTTTCCAGTTTATAACTGGCCCGAGCACGAACGCACGGGTTATGCCTGGTGGCGTGAGCGCATCGCGCAGCTCGCACAATATTTTGCGGCGTACCGCATCGACCACGTGCTCGGCTTTTTCAGAATCTGGTGCATCGACGAGAATAACCAATCGGGCCTCGGCGGGTTTTATTTGCCCTCGCAGCCGGTCACACGCCAGGCGCTTGCTGATCTCGGCTTTGATATGGTGAAGCTGCCGGCCCTCAAGAGTGTTCGGGTGCATGCGCATGAGCGTAGAGAAATGAACGCAACGTTAGTCGAATGTTATGGTGAAACTTTTCTGAACGACACGCTGCTGCATGAGAAAGGCGTCCATTCGCTCGAAGTGAGTGAGGATCTCAAAAACGAGCTCTTGCGCCGTCTGCACCGCCGCGCATTTGTGCAATTCGGCGAAGATCTTTACCCAGCCTGGGACTTCGCAGAAAAGATCGCGGCGACTCCGCTGCTCAGTGACTCTGAAAAGCACCAACTGGCTGCGTATGTCGCGTCGCTGCAGGCCGCAGATGCGGGGCGGCAAGAAGCTCAGGGTAAACGTATTCTTACGGCGCTGCGCGAGGTATCAGAGATGCTGCCCTGCGCCGAAGATTTGGGTGTCGTGCCCGATTATGTGCGCCCGGCGCTCGCCGACATTAAAATTCTCGGCCTCAAAGTTTACCGATGGGAGGCCGAAAACAATCAACCCAAAGACCCTCAAGGTTACCCTTACCTGTCGCTGGCGACGAGCTCGGTACACGATTCGTCGAACCTGCGCGAATGGCTCGCCTCTGAGCCTGCTTCAGTCACGGGCGTCGAGGTGCACGGCGGCAATGCGACGGCAGAGCAGGTGCGCCAGTTTCTCGAAAGGCTCTACCGCTCACCGGCGATGGTTGTGATGGTGCCATTACAAGACCTGCTCGCGCTCGACGAGAAATTTCATGGGCCTGCAGCGGCCGAACGCATCAATGTGCCAGGTACAGTTTCAGATTTCAACTGGACATACCGTATGCCGGTGGGGTTAGAAGAGTTGCTGCGCGAAGGACGCTTCAACCTTTTCGTAAAAGATCTCGCATTAATGAGAATTTAG